The genomic segment ggcaaacatttatgaaaacactgtagaatttcccactaccagaggcgtccgacaaggagatgCCATATCGCCGAAACTCTCCACTGCAACTCTAGAATATATGTGCTgtaaaatgaactggcagaacaaaagCCTATCCATTGATGAAAAATGCCTTAGCCATCTAAGATAtacagacgacatcgttctgattgctcaCATTCCTGCAAAACTAGTACAACTTATAAGCAACGTAAATGTAGctagcaataaagttggtctaaAAATATACTAGACGAAAATAAAAGCCATGTAGAACTAGCTAGTGGATGTCCAggatataatattaaatactacACTTGAAACAGTaaacgagtatgtatacctggaaCAATTAAAACATAAATCTGGCTCCATACATAATTAACGATaaatggtccactagaattacactgtggtttCTAAGAGgcatcaagagaccaagaagacatccaaatttaagatgggactataatatatatatatatatatatatatatatatatatatatatatatatatatatatatatatatatatatatatatatatatatatatatatataaacaagccggtacaacatgacacagaaaagcgaatattaAACAAACTTGGGTAGAAATAAAGAACGACTATATAAGGGATGCTGCACCATAACCGGTGGAATACGctgaaaatgatgatgatgatatacatAGTATTAGATTCGATTATTTGAAATATACGTGGTAAACAGTTCCAcatggtaaataaaaaatatatcctTACGTGAATTTGTAGTAATGGAGCACTGTGTATATGTATAATTTAACTTCTTACTCTAGATATCTTATAGCGCATCTACCGTGCAAAATAATTAATTCGAGATATCTCGGTTTGTACTATTTATTTAGAATTTGCACTATTTCTCTAGTATTTTTAATTTGTGTGTTCTAAATTTAAACGAATTTAGACGTGATACTCGTTACTGATTATAAATTGTCACTAGGGGGGACAGAGACGATTTGTAAGATGAAAGGTCTCAGTGTATGAGCGGCGGTTATGGTGGGCAGTTGTTTATCTGACTTTGCGGAACGTGTTTTTTCATTGAAAAATGAGTTAAATGACAAAAGGAAGGACAGTTTTTAGTGAGTATGAAGATAATATCAGTGAAACCGCGAAGTAAGACAGTGGATTTCACCAAATGAAGGACAACCAGGCCCATGATTTTTTTTAGTGGAAATTCGAATTGTAGTTATGATGTACAGGATATAGAAAATAAAGTTTAGTATTTTAATAGGTTTTTTGACGAAGAACTAGTAGACATTGTAGCCAAAGAAATAAATCGTCATACTGATCAAAAAGGTCTTCGAGCTTTAGCAGAATTCTATCAAGAAACAAATGAGCAGCAACGAATAgtgacaaaattaaaatatttttgcaatAACCTTAATGCAAAGCTTAATAAAAGAAAGCCTGTGTAATGGCTTTATTGGTCCAAAAAGTctattattgaaaatatattttttcaaaaaatattatgaGATATGAAAAGTATTCAAAACAAAAGCAATACCTGCATTTTTGTGACAATGAATCTTTCGATATAAAAGCTCACCCGAGTCTAAAATTGTGCAAATCTGAGATATTTGTTAGTACCCAAACGCTAAGTATAAATTCTTGTTTGTCTTCGATAGGAAAGATAATGAATTATGAAATCTCGTTTCTTTACAAAGGCAGAATTGTTGGGTTTAAAACATCCCAAACAAAAGTTTGGCTAACGATTTGGCATAAACTATTATAAGCGTGTTTATCATGATCCGAATACATTGAAGAAATATCTGTCCACCCAGTGATGACAAATGACCCAGTGCTATTGAAAGGTCATTGTTTGACCCCCAAAAACTTTTATACGTCACCGATATTAACTGATCTTTCACTAGCAGTTTTCATACATACATATGATACTATAAGAAAAGATCTTGcacatattttaatatttttaattttaaagaatcaatttgaaaatcaaaacacttattcagatcgaaggttcaaatttttgctaaataaatttgaaattaattaaaatttgtaaatgtaaatggtaaagttgaaaattaaaacatttactaaaattggaatttgaaattcttgctaaacacagttaaattctaactccgcgcgtggtgattggtcggtttagttcgtttaattggtcgccctgttttgacaggttagaagttataatttgttattttaaatgtttgactagaaatacgcgctgtttcttctcaatcgactgaattacgattgattgcagagtgatttaaactaataatttacttaacactatcaatatttgtcaatagtatgacataacctataaactcagtttctcaacttttgtgtcaatctaacaattaatcaatcaatcatagtttacgataataaaatattagtgtacaattatttacctttattgttgtagttgttgtaaatgacgaatctaagcactccacattttcactacagacacagctgacgatactttcaacgattttcaactttagcgattcaacgcgcttaattctctagtgccgcgcgcagcggaccgatcatgtttgagtgggagacgcaaggcattctccggtccggcgggcctctctctcgttcggcgactcactgtaacagacgtgagcgggcgttacactttttcttaaatgactccgagccacaacctaatttaagacgttgtcactgTTGGATTATCTTATGgtagataatattaattaaaggtgtggactgtaaattatcttttgtgtgagtaaatagaattatttattaacttttcATACAAACTAATTATTATAACATGTGAATTTGTGAAAACACTAGAAAACGTGGCGTCTTCTTGGAAATTATTTGATTTATGTCAAATTGTCAATTGCCGACTTGATCCCGTCAGATTGTTTGATCTTGAACATAAAACGCACAGACATATGACAGGCTCTATGTTGCCGCACTAaactaattttctaaaaatgtcctaacatACTCCCGGCGTTGAAGTATGCTTCAAAATATAGTAGGAAACaagtaaatatcaaagcaaaAAAAACTTAGTCCCGAGATAAAACACTGCGACACTATTAATCTTCTATTGGCAGTGGAAACAAATGTCGTGTAGATCTGGTGATGAGTCCATTGGAAGTTTTGATTTCAGCTACTCGATTTTCTCCATCTTTACcaggaaataatttaattattcttCCCATAATCCATCTGCATGGAGGTAGATTGGTATCACGGATGATAACTAAGGATCCGGGTACAATATTGTTGGTAGAACTGTGGTGCCATTTATAGGATTGGTGTAGCTGGCTGATATATTCTTTGGAAAAGCGGTTCCAAAATCTCTGATGCAGCTGTTGAACATGTTGAAATCTGCTTAGTCGATTCACTGGGATAGGTAAGAGATTTGGTTCAGGAATGGAGACTAAAGGACGTAATGTCAAAAAGTGGGAAGGAGTTATTGGTTCCAAGTCAGATGGATCTTCTGATTTGGCAAACAATGGTCTCGAATTTAAAATACATTCAATTTGGGTAAGCAAGGTGAGAAATTCCTCATAtgtcaaatttatattcttaAGCGTTCTTTTCATATGAAACTTCATTTGTTTCACTGCTGATTCCCATAAACCCCCAAAATTTGGGCTATAAGGTGGGGAAAAATGCCAAatgatattttttgttaaagcaaaatcattaattttattttggttttcatATAAAAAGGTTTTGATAGACCTCAACTCTTTATTAGCGGCTCTAAAGGTTGAACCATTATCAGAGTAAACATTGGTAGGAATTCCTCTTCGTGATAAAAATCTCTTAAAACATGCAAGAAAACATTCAGTTGTCATATCAGTGAGTAATTCCAAGTGTACAGCTTTTGTTAcaaaacaaacatatacacaaacataacattttaaaattttacttccACGACCTTTTTTTTCTTTCAGTGGAAATGGACCTGCATAATCAAGTCCTACGTTTTCAAAAGGATAGGCAGGAATAATGCGTTCATTGGGTAAAGGTCCCATTTTTACACAATTGTGAGGAGGTTTCACACGAAAACATTTAACACATTGTCTTACAATTTGCTTTACTAATACCTTGCCAGAAATAGGCCAATATTGTTGTCTGATTAATGACAATAGAAGCTGTGGTCCAGGATGCAAATTACTGACATGGTAGTGTGTACAAATTAACTTGGTTAATACATGAAATTTCGGCAATAGGATTGGTGTTTTTACATTTTCTGGCAATGTTGAATGCCTAAGTCTACCACCTACTTTAATTAATCCTTTATCTAATATGGGAGACAAATGAAGCAATCTGGATTTTTTGCTCAATGGTTTAtcatttaacaaacataaaatttcatcatGAAAGGATTCTGCCTGCACAAGTTTGATCAATAGCAGAAATGAATCATTGGTTTCATGGACAGTTAAAAGTAAGCTTGGGGCTCTtgtcttatttttaatatttctaataaaacgcATTACATAagaaaaaactcttttcattttatgCAAATTGGAAAATCTGGTAATAAAATTAGTAATCCAGCTGTTCTGAACAGTGGACTGAAGTGATACTTGAACAGATCGTTTAAGCTCTGGTAATTCAATTACTTCATCAGTTGAATCATTAGGCCACAAATCAGGATGTTGTCTTAAAAACTGCGGTCCCTGGAACCACAGTTGTGATTCAAGAAAGGATTCAGGAAAGATTCCACGACTAGCTATATCTGCGGCATTTTCCTTTGTATTGATATAATGCCAACTATCACTACTGGTGAGTGATTGTATTTTTGTTACCCTGTTGGCAACAAATACTTGTAACTGGCTAGGTTCCAGTTTTAGCCAACTTAATACAATTTTTGAGTCAGACCACATGTATATCGGCATATTTAGAATTGATAAAGATTTGGTGACCTTGTCAATTAATTGGGACCCTAACAAAGCTGCACACAATTCAAGTTTAGGTATTGTTATTGATTTGATAGGAGCGACCTTTGTTTTTGAACACAGaatgtgagaatggtatttgcttTCTGGATCTATGCTGCATACATAAATACAACTTGCATAAGCATGCATTGAAGCATCACAAAAGCAATGGATGCTTGTAAGTTTATGACCTGATCCAAGTACTGGTCTTGGAACGTGTAATTTATTTAGACATGGTAGTTGATTATACAGTTTGGTCCAACTGTTATTTAATTCTGGAGGGATTATTTCATCCCATGGTTTTTGAAGTCGAAATAGAGTTTGAATTATTAGTTTAGCAATTAATATAACTGGACTTAGCAGACCTAAAGGATCATAAATTTTGGAAATGATAGATAATATTTGGCGTTTAGTAAATAAATGATTGGAATTTTCAGTAAGAGAAATTTTGAAGCAAAGAATATCTTGTTGACTCATCCATTGGATTCCAAGAGTTTTAAAACTATCAGAATCTCCTATGTTAATAACATTGTTGGAAATATCATTACAATTAATGTTAAGAATGGTTTCAGGATTATTGGAAATCCATTTTCTCAAAATAAATTTTCCAGactctaaaattttaaaaatatcattacaTCTCATTTGTAACTCTTGTAAATTGTTTGATCCTGTCAACAGATCATCTACATAAAAATCTTCTAATATGGATTTTGCAGCTAAAGGAAACTGAGATTCATGTTCAAAGGCTAACTGACGCATGCATCTCATTGCCAAGAATGGAGCTGATTTTTGGCCATAGGTTACAGTAGTTAATTGATACACGTCAATATTATCTGTTGGATTGTCTCTCCAGACAATTTGTTGTAGTGGTCTATTCTCTTCATGTACAATTACTTGTCGATACATTTTTGACACGTCTGCAGACACCACATATGTGTACTGCCGAAATCTAATGAGGATGTCAAAAATATCATTTTGGATTTTTGGCCCTGTGTACTGTAGGTCATTAAGAGACCATCCAGATGTAGTGGGACATGAACCATCATAAACTACTCTTAGTTTTGTGGTAAGACTGGTTTCTTTTAGTACTCCATGGTGgggtaaaaaatatgattttctaGAAGGATGTAAGCTACCAGTGGGGTTAACTTTAACCATATGTCCTAGTTCTTGATATTCCTTAATGAATTGTTTATACAAATCATTAAGTTCCCTATTTCTCGAAAATCTTTTTTCTAGTAACAAAAACCTGCTAATTGCTGTATCTAAGGATTCTCCTAATAATTCAGGTGAAAACTTAAATGGAAGCTGAACAATAAAGGGTCCATTTTCTGATCGAGTGGTAGTGGTTTCAAATATTTGCTCACAGCAaatatcatcttttgatggtggtATGGGATCTTGGATTGAATCAATTTCCCAAAATAGTTTTAACTGCTCATCTTCGGCTATAGTTCTAGTGAAATGACACACTGCATGAGTTGTCTCATAGGGGACAGCTCCGTTTACTATCCAACCCAATTTAGTGTTTTGTAAATTTGGCAAACCTTTTCCTAGGTTGATTTTTCCATCACAAAGGAGGTCCCAAAATAGGTGGGCACCAATAATAGCATCAATGCTACCAGATTCATTAAACAAAGGATCAGATAATTGAATATTGCATGggatattaaagtttttaatatcaaaaCTGGTTGAAGGAATTTGATTTGAAATAGCTGGTACAGCATAAAATATGGATgaaatactaaaattattaactctggaacatattgtaatttgacattttttggtaatatttgaTACTGTTTGATTTATACCACTAATGGCTAGGTTAGTAGGAATCATggacatatttaattttttacaaaaactttcttttattaagtttgtTTGAGCACCACTATCTAAAAATGCTCTACATGGAATTAATTCATGATTATTGGATTTAACATTAAAAACCACTGTTGATAAAAGAACTTGGGTATGTTTAATATTCATTGTTTGTGCAGAAAACTGATGGGTTACCGTTGGTGGTATCTCATCACTTTGTACACAGTTAACTGATGATGAATCTAATGGAGATTTTAAAGCAGTGTCAGTTGAATGTTGCTGActattttcaaaatgtattaa from the Diabrotica undecimpunctata isolate CICGRU chromosome 1, icDiaUnde3, whole genome shotgun sequence genome contains:
- the LOC140434876 gene encoding uncharacterized protein yields the protein MSSLANNIRIRGSYKAKLTSLENFVNILKNATPSSKPEISEVQLRHDSGSNLLVEFDQIQLQIEIATSEDKLQEQVDERDAFENRYFKAISFLKDYINTNTVINTLPPSSTPHVDSLNHLLMPKMKIPVFKGDFEQWLEFKATFTSVVHSNTTLPDIHKFQLLRQSVDGYAKRIVDKIEFSGNYYQTAWDALCMRYDNKKLLVNKHIKAIFNLDSIQKESPKHLRHLLDSVSDSMSSIDSLQITKSSLTDLLLIYIISNKLDKQSYREWKECHIKEELPTLTEFFNFLKVKVDTLEEIQDQSSQKPNNNYSNNSSFNNKHANRDSRGEYQKRVFQVNVAERKSCVLCKGNHLIYSCIEFLKLDTKNRLSKVNNLKLCHNCLRHGHKAAECTLRPCIKCNSKHNSLIHFENSQQHSTDTALKSPLDSSSVNCVQSDEIPPTVTHQFSAQTMNIKHTQVLLSTVVFNVKSNNHELIPCRAFLDSGAQTNLIKESFCKKLNMSMIPTNLAISAISNQIPSTSFDIKNFNIPCNIQLSDPLFNESGSIDAIIGAHLFWDLLCDGKINLGKGLPNLQNTKLGWIVNGAVPYETTHAVCHFTRTIAEDEQLKLFWEIDSIQDPIPPSKDDICCEQIFETTTTRSENGPFIVQLPFKFSPELLGESLDTAISRFLLLEKRFSRNRELNDLYKQFIKEYQELGHMVKVNPTGSLHPSRKSYFLPHHGVLKETSLTTKLRVVYDGSCPTTSGWSLNDLQYTGPKIQNDIFDILIRFRQYTYVVSADVSKMYRQVIVHEENRPLQQIVWRDNPTDNIDVYQLTTVTYGQKSAPFLAMRCMRQLAFEHESQFPLAAKSILEDFYVDDLLTGSNNLQELQMRCNDIFKILESGKFILRKWISNNPETILNINCNDISNNVINIGDSDSFKTLGIQWMSQQDILCFKISLTENSNHLFTKRQILSIISKIYDPLGLLSPVILIAKLIIQTLFRLQKPWDEIIPPELNNSWTKLYNQLPCLNKLHVPRPVLGSGHKLTSIHCFCDASMHAYASCIYVCSIDPESKYHSHILCSKTKVAPIKSITIPKLELCAALLGSQLIDKVTKSLSILNMPIYMWSDSKIVLSWLKLEPSQLQVFVANRVTKIQSLTSSDSWHYINTKENAADIASRGIFPESFLESQLWFQGPQFLRQHPDLWPNDSTDEVIELPELKRSVQVSLQSTVQNSWITNFITRFSNLHKMKRVFSYVMRFIRNIKNKTRAPSLLLTVHETNDSFLLLIKLVQAESFHDEILCLLNDKPLSKKSRLLHLSPILDKGLIKVGGRLRHSTLPENVKTPILLPKFHVLTKLICTHYHVSNLHPGPQLLLSLIRQQYWPISGKVLVKQIVRQCVKCFRVKPPHNCVKMGPLPNERIIPAYPFENVGLDYAGPFPLKEKKGRGSKILKCYVCVYVCFVTKAVHLELLTDMTTECFLACFKRFLSRRGIPTNVYSDNGSTFRAANKELRSIKTFLYENQNKINDFALTKNIIWHFSPPYSPNFGGLWESAVKQMKFHMKRTLKNINLTYEEFLTLLTQIECILNSRPLFAKSEDPSDLEPITPSHFLTLRPLVSIPEPNLLPIPVNRLSRFQHVQQLHQRFWNRFSKEYISQLHQSYKWHHSSTNNIVPGSLVIIRDTNLPPCRWIMGRIIKLFPGKDGENRVAEIKTSNGLITRSTRHLFPLPIED